A section of the Pseudomonas lini genome encodes:
- a CDS encoding mechanosensitive ion channel family protein, with protein sequence MDLNAEVDNLVKASQAWIPMIMEYGSRVLLAVITLAVGWWLINKVTQKLGGLLALRNADLALQGFISSLANIILKVLLIVSVASMIGVETTSFVAAIGAAGLAIGLALQGSLANFAGGVLILLFRPFRIGDWIEAQGVAGTVDSIQIFHTVLRTGDNKTIIVPNGNLSNGIITNTNRQTTRKVVFDIGVDHHADLQKAREVLLELAKDERVLAEPAPEAVISMLGESSITVSLRVWVKTADYWNVLFMFNEHARDRLKAAGIDIPFPQRVIRVVQESATV encoded by the coding sequence ATGGATTTGAATGCTGAAGTGGACAACTTGGTCAAGGCATCCCAAGCCTGGATTCCGATGATCATGGAATACGGCAGCCGCGTGCTGTTGGCGGTGATCACACTGGCCGTCGGCTGGTGGCTGATCAACAAAGTCACGCAAAAGCTTGGCGGCCTGCTGGCGTTGCGTAATGCCGACCTGGCGCTGCAAGGTTTCATCAGCAGCCTGGCGAACATCATTCTCAAGGTTCTGCTGATCGTCAGCGTGGCGTCGATGATCGGTGTGGAAACTACTTCGTTCGTCGCAGCCATCGGTGCAGCCGGCCTGGCGATCGGTCTGGCCTTGCAGGGTAGCCTGGCGAACTTCGCCGGCGGCGTGCTGATTCTGTTGTTCCGCCCGTTTCGCATCGGTGACTGGATCGAAGCCCAAGGTGTTGCCGGTACTGTCGACAGCATTCAGATCTTCCACACCGTACTGCGCACTGGCGATAACAAAACCATCATCGTGCCTAACGGCAATCTGTCGAACGGCATCATCACCAACACCAACCGTCAAACGACGCGCAAAGTAGTGTTTGATATCGGTGTGGATCACCATGCGGATCTGCAAAAGGCCCGTGAAGTGTTGCTGGAATTGGCCAAGGATGAACGCGTGCTGGCTGAGCCGGCACCGGAAGCAGTCATTTCTATGCTGGGCGAAAGCTCGATCACTGTTTCGCTGCGAGTCTGGGTCAAGACCGCTGATTACTGGAATGTGCTATTCATGTTTAACGAGCACGCCCGCGATCGTTTGAAGGCAGCCGGTATCGATATTCCGTTTCCGCAGCGGGTTATTCGAGTGGTCCAGGAATCGGCAACGGTGTAA
- a CDS encoding YajQ family cyclic di-GMP-binding protein yields the protein MPSFDVVSELDKHEVTNAVENAVKELDRRYDLKGKGTFEFKEKDLTVNLTAEADFQLEAMIEILKLALVKRKIDVQCLEVKDAYASGKLMKQEAVLKEGIDKELAKKIVAHVKDAKLKVQAAIQGEQVRITGKKRDDLQEAIAALRAKTFDMPLQFNNFRD from the coding sequence ATGCCGTCGTTCGACGTGGTATCCGAACTGGACAAACACGAAGTCACCAACGCGGTCGAGAACGCCGTCAAGGAACTCGATCGTCGCTATGACCTGAAAGGCAAAGGCACCTTCGAGTTCAAGGAAAAGGACCTGACCGTCAACCTGACCGCGGAAGCCGATTTCCAGCTCGAAGCGATGATCGAGATCCTCAAGCTGGCCTTGGTCAAGCGCAAGATCGACGTGCAGTGCCTTGAAGTCAAGGACGCCTACGCATCGGGCAAGTTGATGAAGCAGGAAGCGGTCCTCAAGGAAGGCATCGACAAAGAGCTGGCGAAGAAAATCGTCGCTCACGTCAAAGACGCCAAGCTCAAGGTCCAGGCCGCCATTCAGGGCGAGCAAGTGCGCATCACCGGCAAGAAACGTGACGATTTGCAGGAAGCGATTGCAGCCCTGCGCGCCAAGACGTTCGACATGCCGCTGCAGTTCAACAACTTCCGCGACTGA
- a CDS encoding putative 2-dehydropantoate 2-reductase: MSTPWHILGAGSLGTLWATRLARADVPTRLILRDATRLQAYQAAGGLTLVEHGEAQLYPVPGETADSDEPISRLLVACKAYDADEAVARLAHRLTPDAELILLQNGLGSQDAVAAQVPQARCIFASSTEGAFRDGDWRVVFAGHGYTWLGDAGHPVAPIWLEDLSAAGIPHEWSTDILTRLWRKLALNCAINPLTVLHECRNGGLQQHHCEVATLCAELTELLERCGQPAAAQNLQDEVERVIQATAANFSSMYQDVANRRRTEISYLLGHACKVASRHQLNLPHLSQLQQRLIAHLHSLGLPSD; this comes from the coding sequence ATGTCTACCCCTTGGCATATCTTGGGCGCCGGCAGCCTCGGCACCCTTTGGGCCACACGTCTGGCACGGGCTGACGTGCCGACCAGGCTGATCCTGCGGGACGCGACGCGCTTGCAGGCCTATCAGGCGGCGGGCGGTTTGACGCTCGTCGAACACGGTGAAGCGCAGCTGTATCCGGTGCCCGGCGAAACAGCCGACAGCGACGAGCCCATCAGCCGTCTGCTGGTGGCCTGCAAAGCCTACGACGCCGACGAAGCCGTGGCCAGGCTTGCCCATCGTCTGACACCCGACGCTGAACTGATCCTGTTGCAGAACGGCCTCGGCAGTCAGGACGCGGTTGCCGCGCAGGTGCCTCAGGCGCGCTGCATCTTCGCCTCAAGCACCGAAGGCGCGTTTCGCGATGGCGATTGGCGTGTGGTGTTCGCCGGTCATGGCTACACCTGGTTGGGAGATGCCGGCCACCCGGTGGCGCCAATCTGGTTGGAGGACTTGAGTGCCGCCGGCATTCCCCACGAGTGGAGCACGGACATCCTCACAAGGCTGTGGCGAAAACTGGCGCTCAATTGTGCGATCAACCCGCTGACCGTGCTGCACGAATGCCGCAACGGCGGTTTGCAGCAACATCATTGCGAAGTCGCCACCCTGTGCGCCGAGCTCACTGAGTTGCTGGAGCGCTGCGGCCAGCCGGCAGCGGCGCAAAACCTCCAGGATGAAGTCGAGCGGGTGATCCAGGCCACTGCCGCCAATTTCTCCTCGATGTACCAGGACGTCGCGAATCGACGCCGCACTGAAATCAGCTACCTGTTGGGTCATGCCTGCAAAGTCGCGTCGCGGCACCAGTTGAACCTGCCCCACCTCAGTCAATTGCAGCAGCGCTTGATCGCTCATCTGCACAGCCTTGGATTGCCCAGCGACTGA
- a CDS encoding ATP-binding protein, whose protein sequence is MPLRQRLENLPVGQKLLAALLVLLTTVLLVANLTFISAAYYISQESMAPQALQTIGRLVSNPSLVSDALKSPQTAERLLNELNSYTPLRAAALYDGKGVLLAQLQQGDKLHLPEHFRHLEAWQAMEFRSNQVITLPRPGTAPGHLLLVASSELPMAFYTGTLTASLGILIFSVLLWLVIARQIKRLITRPIHQLEELSRQVTREENYALRASRGNHDEIGSLAEAFNTMLSRIEAREQQLKRARDDSQAAYDQAQGLAEETRHTNRKLELEVQVRSKIEKKLTGFQNYLNSIIDSMPSALIALDEQLYVTQWNQEASALSGTRLDEALNQPIFLAFEPLKPFLPQLRQTVEQHTVAKIERVTWLKDDEPKHYALTFYPLMGGAGRGVVIRIDDITQRLSLEEMMVQSEKMLSVGGLAAGMAHEINNPLGAILHNVQNIRRRLSPDLPKNLEQAEQLGIELETVNQYLQAREVPKLLDGIQQAGARAAKIVTHMLSFSRRSTRQMAPCDLPALIDQAVEIAGNDFDLAIGFDFKGQAIIRQFDPALGPVPGTANELEQVLLNLLKNAAQAIHQRPDDREPGRIILRTKLNPPWAEIQVEDNGIGMSENVRKRTFEPFFTTKEIGQGTGLGLSVSYFIITNNHKGQMEVQSTPGQGTCFTLRLPLSGTAVVSQELNQLSR, encoded by the coding sequence ATGCCATTGCGCCAGCGCCTTGAAAATCTTCCAGTCGGCCAGAAATTGCTGGCCGCCCTGCTGGTGCTGTTGACCACCGTTTTGCTGGTCGCCAACCTGACCTTTATCAGCGCCGCCTATTACATCTCCCAGGAAAGCATGGCCCCCCAGGCCTTGCAGACCATCGGCCGACTGGTGTCCAACCCGAGCCTGGTCTCCGACGCCTTGAAGTCGCCGCAAACCGCCGAGCGCCTGCTCAACGAACTCAACAGCTATACACCGTTGCGCGCGGCTGCGCTCTATGACGGTAAAGGTGTGCTTCTGGCGCAGCTGCAGCAGGGAGACAAACTCCATCTGCCGGAGCACTTCCGGCACCTCGAAGCCTGGCAAGCCATGGAGTTTCGCAGCAACCAAGTGATCACCCTGCCCCGCCCCGGCACTGCGCCTGGGCATTTGCTGCTGGTGGCCAGCAGCGAATTGCCGATGGCGTTCTACACCGGGACCCTGACCGCCAGCCTGGGGATTCTGATCTTCAGCGTGCTGTTATGGCTGGTGATCGCCCGGCAGATCAAACGCCTGATTACCCGGCCGATCCATCAGCTCGAAGAGTTGTCACGGCAAGTGACCCGGGAAGAGAACTACGCCCTGCGCGCCTCTCGCGGCAACCACGACGAAATCGGCAGTCTCGCCGAAGCGTTCAACACCATGCTCTCGCGCATCGAGGCCCGGGAGCAACAACTCAAGCGTGCTCGCGACGATTCCCAGGCTGCGTACGACCAGGCCCAAGGGCTGGCCGAAGAAACCCGTCACACCAACCGCAAGCTGGAGCTGGAAGTTCAGGTGCGCAGCAAGATCGAGAAAAAACTCACCGGTTTCCAGAACTACCTCAACAGCATCATCGATTCCATGCCGTCGGCACTGATCGCCCTCGACGAGCAGCTCTACGTGACCCAGTGGAATCAGGAGGCCAGCGCCCTGTCCGGCACACGTCTCGACGAAGCCCTGAACCAGCCGATCTTCCTCGCCTTCGAACCGCTCAAGCCGTTCCTGCCGCAACTCAGGCAAACCGTCGAACAGCACACGGTGGCGAAGATCGAACGCGTTACCTGGCTCAAGGACGATGAACCCAAGCATTACGCCCTGACGTTCTACCCTTTGATGGGCGGTGCCGGGCGCGGCGTGGTGATCAGGATCGACGACATCACCCAGCGTCTGTCCCTGGAAGAAATGATGGTGCAGTCGGAAAAAATGCTCTCGGTCGGTGGCCTCGCTGCCGGTATGGCTCACGAAATCAATAATCCGCTGGGTGCGATCCTGCACAACGTGCAGAACATTCGTCGACGCCTGTCACCCGACTTGCCGAAAAACCTCGAACAGGCCGAACAACTCGGCATCGAGCTGGAAACGGTCAACCAGTACCTTCAAGCTCGTGAAGTCCCGAAGCTGCTCGATGGCATTCAACAGGCCGGCGCCCGGGCGGCAAAAATCGTGACGCACATGCTCAGCTTCAGCCGCCGCAGTACCCGGCAGATGGCCCCGTGCGATTTGCCGGCGTTGATCGATCAAGCGGTGGAAATTGCCGGCAACGACTTCGACCTGGCCATCGGTTTCGACTTCAAGGGTCAGGCGATCATTCGGCAGTTCGATCCGGCACTGGGCCCGGTGCCCGGCACCGCCAACGAACTGGAACAAGTGCTGCTCAACTTGCTGAAAAACGCCGCGCAAGCCATCCACCAGCGCCCGGACGACCGCGAACCGGGGCGGATCATTCTGCGTACAAAACTGAATCCTCCATGGGCGGAAATTCAGGTTGAAGACAACGGCATCGGCATGAGCGAGAACGTGCGCAAACGCACGTTCGAGCCGTTCTTCACCACCAAGGAAATCGGTCAGGGCACCGGCCTTGGGCTCTCGGTTTCGTATTTCATCATCACCAACAACCACAAAGGCCAGATGGAAGTGCAATCGACGCCGGGCCAAGGTACCTGTTTCACCTTGCGCCTGCCGTTGTCGGGCACTGCGGTGGTCTCTCAAGAACTCAATCAGCTGTCGAGGTAA
- a CDS encoding cob(I)yrinic acid a,c-diamide adenosyltransferase produces the protein MGFRLSKIYTRTGDKGETGLGDGRRVPKDHPRIEAIGEVDTLNSQVGVLLAGLAAQSDTYPGLSEVIEVLAPCQHRLFDLGGELAMPVYQALNTAEVERLEAAIDVWNEELGPLENFILPGGSALIAQAHVCRCLARSAERRCQQLNAIEPLAGVGLAYINRLSDLLFVAARLIAKRQGIAEVLWQAAAKPKV, from the coding sequence ATGGGCTTTCGCTTGTCGAAGATTTACACCCGCACTGGCGACAAAGGCGAAACCGGGCTCGGCGATGGCCGCCGGGTGCCCAAGGACCATCCGCGCATCGAGGCCATTGGCGAAGTCGATACGCTAAATAGCCAGGTGGGTGTGCTGTTGGCCGGGTTGGCGGCGCAAAGTGATACGTACCCGGGGTTGAGCGAAGTGATCGAGGTGTTGGCGCCCTGCCAACATCGGTTGTTCGACTTGGGCGGCGAACTGGCGATGCCGGTTTATCAGGCACTGAACACAGCAGAAGTCGAGCGCCTGGAAGCGGCGATCGATGTGTGGAATGAAGAGTTGGGACCGCTGGAAAATTTCATTCTACCCGGCGGTTCGGCGCTGATTGCTCAGGCCCACGTATGCCGCTGCCTGGCGCGCAGTGCCGAGCGACGCTGTCAGCAGTTGAATGCGATCGAGCCGCTGGCCGGGGTTGGCCTGGCGTATATCAATCGGTTATCGGACTTGTTGTTTGTGGCGGCACGGTTGATTGCCAAGCGTCAGGGGATTGCCGAGGTTTTGTGGCAAGCGGCAGCGAAACCCAAAGTTTAG
- a CDS encoding Nudix family hydrolase: MKRVHVAAAVIRDSSGKILIARRADTQHQGGLWEFPGGKVEDDESVETALARELHEELGIVVTTARPMIKVRHDYPDKQVLLDVWEVSAFTGEPHGAEGQPLAWVTARELVDYEFPAANQPIVAAARLPGEYLITPEGLETPALLRGIQKAIAGGIKLIQLRAPNGYDPQYRDLAVDAAGLCAGKAQLMIKGPFEWLGDFPSAGWHITSQQLRKYAAAGRPLPASRWLAASCHNAEELALAEQMGVDFVTLSPVQPTQTHPDALPLGWEQASTLIEGFSKPVFLLGGVGPAERQKAWEAGAQGVAGIRAFWPEA, translated from the coding sequence GTGAAACGAGTCCATGTAGCAGCCGCGGTTATCCGCGATAGCAGCGGCAAGATCCTCATTGCCCGTCGTGCTGACACACAGCATCAGGGCGGTTTGTGGGAGTTCCCCGGTGGCAAGGTCGAGGATGACGAATCCGTCGAAACGGCCCTGGCTCGCGAGCTTCACGAAGAATTGGGCATCGTGGTCACTACCGCGCGACCGATGATCAAAGTCCGCCACGACTACCCGGACAAGCAGGTGTTGCTGGATGTCTGGGAAGTCTCGGCATTTACCGGCGAACCCCATGGCGCCGAAGGTCAGCCTTTGGCCTGGGTGACCGCGCGTGAACTGGTGGACTACGAATTTCCGGCCGCCAATCAGCCGATCGTTGCCGCTGCCCGTTTGCCCGGTGAATACCTGATCACCCCGGAGGGCCTGGAAACCCCGGCCTTGTTGCGCGGTATCCAGAAAGCCATTGCTGGCGGCATCAAGCTGATTCAATTGCGCGCGCCCAACGGCTACGACCCGCAATACCGCGATCTGGCGGTGGACGCAGCGGGGCTGTGTGCGGGCAAGGCGCAGTTGATGATCAAGGGGCCGTTTGAATGGCTAGGGGACTTCCCGTCCGCCGGTTGGCACATCACATCGCAACAGTTGCGCAAGTACGCGGCAGCCGGGCGTCCATTACCGGCGTCGCGCTGGTTGGCAGCGTCTTGCCACAACGCTGAAGAACTGGCGCTGGCCGAGCAGATGGGCGTGGACTTTGTGACCTTGTCGCCGGTGCAGCCGACGCAGACTCATCCGGATGCGTTGCCGTTGGGTTGGGAGCAGGCTTCGACTTTGATCGAGGGCTTCAGCAAGCCGGTGTTTTTGCTCGGTGGGGTGGGCCCGGCAGAGCGGCAGAAAGCCTGGGAAGCGGGAGCGCAGGGTGTGGCGGGGATTCGGGCGTTTTGGCCTGAAGCCTGA
- a CDS encoding glutathione S-transferase family protein, producing MSLHLIIGDKLYSSWSLRAALALDLTGASYTEELIKLNQPDTRERLLKHSPTGKVPLLKTEHGTVADSLAIAEYLAEQFPDAGLWPQDTAARAQARSACAQMHSGFFAMRGNMPFDLSHDAPLSPTPPEVQAEIERMLALWAECRAVATETGPFLFGGATLADAFFAPIAVRLRTYQVKLPEADAAYVETIYQWPAFKAWRKAGLEEIER from the coding sequence ATGAGCCTCCACCTGATCATCGGCGACAAACTGTATTCCTCCTGGTCCCTGCGCGCCGCACTGGCCCTTGATTTGACGGGCGCGTCTTACACCGAAGAACTGATCAAGCTGAACCAGCCGGACACTCGCGAACGCTTGCTCAAGCATTCGCCGACCGGGAAAGTCCCGCTGCTGAAAACCGAACACGGCACCGTCGCCGATTCCCTGGCGATTGCCGAATACCTGGCCGAACAATTTCCCGATGCCGGCCTGTGGCCCCAAGACACTGCCGCCCGTGCCCAGGCGCGTTCGGCATGTGCGCAGATGCACAGCGGTTTTTTCGCCATGCGTGGCAACATGCCGTTCGACCTGAGCCACGATGCGCCACTGTCGCCGACCCCGCCTGAGGTTCAGGCTGAAATCGAGCGCATGCTGGCGCTGTGGGCTGAATGTCGTGCCGTCGCGACTGAAACCGGCCCGTTCCTGTTTGGCGGTGCGACCCTGGCCGATGCGTTTTTTGCACCGATCGCCGTACGCCTGCGCACCTATCAGGTAAAACTGCCCGAGGCCGACGCGGCCTATGTCGAAACCATCTACCAATGGCCAGCCTTCAAGGCTTGGCGGAAGGCGGGTCTGGAGGAAATAGAGCGGTGA
- the argJ gene encoding bifunctional glutamate N-acetyltransferase/amino-acid acetyltransferase ArgJ yields the protein MAVGLGPLPTLHPVAGFELGIASAGIKRPGRKDVVVMRCAEGSTVAGVFTLNAFCAAPVILAKQRVQGPVRYLLTNTGNANAGTGEPGLAAAERTCAKLAELTGVDASLVLPYSTGVIGEPLPVEKIEGALQAALDDLSVNNWEAAATGIMTTDTLPKGASRQFQHDGVTITVTGISKGAGMIRPNMATMLGYIATDAKVSRDVLQNLLLDGANKSFNRITIDGDTSTNDCCMLIATGQAALPEITEASGPLFALLKQAVFEVCMDVAQAIVRDGEGATKFVTVEVNGGGNHQECLDVGYTVAHSPLIKTALFASDPNWGRILAAVGRAGVPNLDVSKIDVFLGDVCIASRGARSATYTEAQGAAVMQQEEITIRIELGRGDCSETIWTTDLSHEYVKINAEYRT from the coding sequence ATGGCTGTTGGTCTTGGTCCTTTGCCAACGTTGCACCCGGTTGCCGGTTTTGAACTCGGTATCGCCTCGGCCGGCATCAAGCGCCCGGGGCGCAAGGATGTCGTGGTCATGCGCTGTGCCGAAGGTTCCACAGTGGCGGGCGTGTTCACCCTGAACGCCTTTTGCGCCGCTCCCGTTATCCTGGCCAAACAACGCGTGCAAGGCCCGGTACGTTACCTGCTGACCAACACCGGCAATGCCAACGCCGGCACCGGCGAGCCAGGCCTGGCAGCCGCCGAGCGCACGTGCGCCAAACTGGCTGAGCTGACCGGTGTCGATGCAAGCCTGGTGCTGCCGTACTCCACCGGTGTGATCGGCGAGCCGCTGCCGGTCGAAAAAATCGAAGGCGCGCTGCAAGCCGCCCTCGACGATCTGTCGGTGAATAACTGGGAAGCCGCCGCTACTGGCATCATGACCACTGACACCCTGCCAAAGGGTGCCAGCCGCCAGTTCCAGCATGACGGCGTGACCATCACCGTCACCGGCATCAGCAAAGGCGCAGGCATGATCCGCCCGAACATGGCGACCATGCTCGGCTACATCGCCACCGACGCCAAAGTCTCACGCGACGTGCTGCAAAACCTGCTGCTGGACGGCGCCAACAAGTCGTTCAACCGCATCACCATCGACGGCGACACCTCGACCAACGACTGCTGCATGCTGATCGCCACCGGTCAGGCTGCACTGCCGGAAATCACCGAAGCCAGCGGTCCGCTGTTCGCTTTGCTGAAACAAGCGGTGTTCGAAGTCTGCATGGACGTGGCCCAGGCCATCGTGCGCGACGGCGAAGGCGCGACCAAGTTTGTCACCGTGGAAGTCAACGGTGGCGGCAATCACCAGGAGTGCCTGGACGTCGGTTACACCGTGGCCCATTCACCTCTGATCAAGACCGCATTGTTCGCCTCCGACCCGAACTGGGGCCGCATTCTGGCCGCCGTGGGCCGTGCCGGCGTACCGAACCTGGACGTGAGCAAGATCGACGTGTTCCTTGGTGACGTGTGCATTGCCAGCCGCGGCGCTCGCTCTGCCACCTACACCGAAGCCCAGGGCGCGGCGGTGATGCAGCAGGAAGAAATCACCATCCGCATCGAGCTGGGTCGCGGTGATTGCAGCGAAACCATCTGGACGACTGACCTGTCCCACGAATACGTGAAGATCAACGCCGAGTACCGTACGTAA
- the secA gene encoding preprotein translocase subunit SecA translates to MFAPLLKKLFGSKNEREVKRMLKTVQLVNAFEEQMVALSDDQLRAKTDEFKARLAKGETLDKLLPEAFAVAREAGKRVMGMRHFDVQLIGGMTLHEGMIAEMRTGEGKTLVATLGVYLNALSGKGVHVVTVNDYLARRDANWMRPLYEFLGMTVGVVTPFQPPEEKRAAYAADITYGTNNEFGFDYLRDNMAFSMEEKFQRELNFAVIDEVDSILIDEARTPLIISGQAEDSSKLYIEINKLIPQLELHVEEVEGEVTKAGHYTVDEKTRQVELNEAGHQFIEDMLTRVGLLAEGESLYSAHNLGLLTHVYAGLRAHKLFNRNVEYIVQDGQVVLVDEHTGRTMPGRRLSEGLHQAIEAKEQLNIQAESQTLASTTFQNYFRLYNKLSGMTGTADTEAFEFHQIYGLQVMVIPPNKPLARKDYNDLVFLTAEEKYAAIINDIKECMTQGRPVLVGTATIETSEHMSSLLVKEGIEHKVLNAKFHEKEAEIIAQAGRPGALTIATNMAGRGTDILLGGNWEVEVASLEDPTPEQIAQIKADWQKRHQQVLESGGLQVIASERHESRRIDNQLRGRAGRQGDAGSSRFYLSLEDSLMRIFASDRVKNFMKALGMQSGEAIEHRMVTNAIEKAQRKVEGRNFDIRKQLLEFDDVNNEQRKVIYHMRNSLLAADNIGETIADFRQDVLNATVSAHIPPQSLPEQWDVAGLEAALQSDFGVALPIQQWLDEDDHLYEETLREKLMNELIAAYNEKEDQAGAEALRTFEKQIVLRVLDDLWKDHLSTMDHLRHGIHLRGYAQKNPKQEYKRESFTLFSELLDSIKRDSIRVLSHVQVRREDPIEEEARLRQEAEALAARMQFQHDEAPGLEQPEVLGEEVDVALATAPVRNEQKLGRNELCYCGSGKKYKHCHGQIQ, encoded by the coding sequence ATGTTTGCGCCTTTGTTAAAGAAACTTTTTGGAAGCAAGAACGAGCGTGAAGTCAAACGCATGCTCAAGACGGTGCAGCTCGTCAATGCCTTCGAAGAGCAAATGGTAGCCCTTTCGGACGATCAATTGCGTGCCAAGACCGACGAGTTCAAGGCCCGCCTCGCCAAAGGGGAAACCCTCGACAAACTGCTGCCCGAAGCCTTTGCGGTCGCCCGCGAAGCCGGCAAGCGCGTCATGGGTATGCGCCACTTCGATGTCCAGCTGATCGGCGGCATGACCTTGCATGAAGGCATGATCGCGGAAATGCGTACCGGTGAAGGCAAGACCCTGGTGGCAACACTGGGCGTTTACCTCAACGCGCTGTCCGGCAAGGGCGTGCACGTTGTGACGGTGAACGACTACCTGGCCCGCCGTGACGCCAACTGGATGCGTCCGCTCTACGAATTCCTCGGCATGACGGTCGGCGTGGTCACCCCATTCCAGCCGCCGGAAGAGAAGCGCGCTGCTTACGCCGCCGACATTACCTACGGCACCAACAACGAATTCGGTTTCGACTACCTGCGCGACAACATGGCGTTCAGCATGGAAGAAAAATTCCAGCGCGAACTCAATTTTGCCGTGATCGACGAAGTCGACTCCATCCTCATCGACGAAGCCCGTACCCCGCTGATCATCTCCGGTCAGGCCGAGGACAGCTCCAAGCTGTACATCGAGATCAACAAACTGATCCCGCAGCTGGAATTGCACGTCGAAGAAGTCGAAGGCGAAGTCACCAAGGCTGGCCACTACACCGTCGACGAGAAGACCCGTCAGGTCGAGCTCAACGAAGCCGGTCACCAGTTCATCGAAGACATGCTGACCCGCGTCGGCCTGCTGGCTGAAGGCGAGAGCCTGTATTCGGCGCATAACCTCGGTCTGCTGACCCACGTTTATGCCGGCCTGCGCGCGCACAAACTGTTCAATCGCAACGTCGAATACATCGTGCAGGACGGTCAGGTCGTACTGGTCGACGAACACACCGGCCGTACCATGCCGGGTCGCCGTTTGTCCGAAGGCCTGCACCAGGCCATCGAAGCCAAGGAACAACTGAACATTCAGGCCGAGAGCCAGACCCTGGCGTCGACCACGTTCCAGAACTACTTCCGCCTGTACAACAAGCTGTCCGGCATGACCGGTACCGCGGACACCGAAGCGTTCGAATTCCACCAGATCTATGGCCTGCAGGTCATGGTGATTCCGCCGAACAAACCGTTGGCGCGTAAAGACTACAACGACCTGGTGTTCCTGACCGCCGAAGAGAAATACGCGGCGATCATCAACGACATCAAGGAGTGCATGACTCAGGGCCGTCCGGTGCTGGTGGGTACCGCCACCATCGAAACGTCCGAGCACATGTCCAGCCTGCTCGTGAAGGAAGGCATCGAACACAAGGTTCTGAACGCCAAGTTCCACGAAAAAGAAGCCGAAATCATTGCACAGGCCGGTCGCCCGGGCGCGCTGACCATCGCCACCAACATGGCCGGTCGTGGTACCGACATCCTGTTGGGCGGTAACTGGGAAGTGGAAGTCGCTTCGCTGGAAGACCCGACCCCTGAGCAGATTGCCCAGATCAAGGCCGACTGGCAGAAGCGTCACCAGCAAGTGCTGGAGTCGGGCGGTTTGCAGGTGATCGCTTCCGAGCGTCACGAATCACGCCGTATCGACAACCAGTTGCGCGGTCGTGCCGGTCGTCAGGGCGACGCCGGTTCCAGCCGTTTCTACCTGTCGCTGGAAGACAGCCTGATGCGCATCTTCGCCTCTGACCGGGTGAAGAACTTCATGAAGGCGCTGGGCATGCAGTCCGGTGAGGCGATCGAGCACCGCATGGTGACCAACGCCATCGAGAAAGCTCAGCGCAAGGTTGAAGGCCGTAACTTCGATATCCGTAAACAACTGCTCGAGTTCGACGACGTCAACAACGAACAACGTAAAGTGATCTATCACATGCGTAACAGTTTGTTGGCCGCCGACAACATTGGCGAAACCATCGCCGATTTCCGTCAGGACGTGCTCAACGCAACTGTCAGCGCGCACATACCACCGCAATCGCTGCCAGAGCAGTGGGACGTGGCCGGTCTGGAAGCGGCGTTGCAGAGCGACTTCGGTGTGGCGCTGCCGATCCAGCAATGGCTGGACGAAGACGATCACCTTTACGAAGAAACCCTGCGCGAGAAGCTGATGAACGAGCTGATCGCGGCGTACAACGAGAAAGAAGACCAGGCCGGTGCTGAAGCACTGCGCACCTTCGAGAAGCAAATCGTTCTGCGTGTACTGGACGACCTGTGGAAAGACCACCTGTCGACCATGGATCACCTGCGTCACGGCATCCACTTGCGTGGTTATGCGCAGAAGAACCCGAAGCAGGAGTACAAGCGCGAGTCCTTCACCTTGTTCTCCGAGTTGCTGGATTCGATCAAACGCGACTCGATCCGCGTGCTGTCGCACGTCCAGGTTCGCCGCGAAGACCCGATCGAAGAAGAAGCTCGCCTGCGTCAGGAAGCCGAGGCACTGGCTGCGCGCATGCAGTTCCAGCACGACGAAGCACCTGGCCTGGAGCAACCGGAAGTGTTGGGTGAAGAGGTCGATGTAGCCCTCGCCACCGCACCGGTACGCAACGAGCAGAAGCTGGGCCGTAACGAGCTGTGCTACTGCGGTTCGGGCAAGAAGTACAAGCATTGCCACGGGCAGATCCAGTAA